One part of the Anaerofustis stercorihominis DSM 17244 genome encodes these proteins:
- a CDS encoding BglG family transcription antiterminator, whose translation MKEKEVLNIPLRQKNILKMLLSEDGWIKGSRIAKEMGITDRTVRSDIAAINSAMEGSSNIIESSRQNGYRLKSSDSELLNKLLFNKKNLPITPEERLRYLSIRLMQVDESNPKKLWELADELAISMPTLESTIQKIRGVLENRKDPFVIQRKQGFIWTKGHEESRRFLLKELILDRMDPSYLMISNYYNYFDKHILETIMGCIMTSLKEFGSIMTDEDIIHLVVYLAIKHNRISTGHSLIMQKSETYSINDPKSKLAFKIADNMKDKLGLHLNDAEILDLIIQLSLMRVVTENKKDKEINNGSDKNHFMAIVDSLLNDIKDNFGLDLSNDEELRVGLCSHIKYMIKQKSELQSSSNPILGLLKTEYSFVFEMSLYLYECFYDMFDVKLNEDELGYITAYLGAAIERMESNMSHNSICIALVSNTNHGTSTLLMARIKSKFSDKFNLVGPYSAYSLDEIMKDNPSGIITTASKYMFDDCHLPVVKISPMLDSNDITAINSMVASIKNKTLSNPLPYGLDSYFDKKFFFKNLKADDYEEAITKMTEALEREGYVKSDFLDKTLEREKISFTTFGNLLAMPHPLESCSNQTIISVGILEHPIKWGNVFVQVIFLMSIRKEDLKYIRHLFNITVELANNPERVTRLILSKDYEHFISILREI comes from the coding sequence ATGAAAGAAAAAGAAGTTTTAAATATTCCTTTGAGACAAAAGAACATATTGAAAATGCTTTTGTCCGAAGACGGGTGGATAAAAGGTTCTAGAATAGCTAAAGAAATGGGGATAACGGACAGAACAGTCAGGAGCGATATTGCAGCCATAAACAGTGCGATGGAGGGAAGTTCAAACATAATTGAATCATCCAGGCAAAACGGTTACAGATTAAAATCTTCCGACTCGGAATTATTGAATAAACTTTTGTTTAATAAAAAAAATCTTCCCATAACTCCCGAAGAAAGATTGAGGTATCTCAGTATAAGGCTGATGCAGGTAGACGAGTCAAATCCAAAAAAGCTTTGGGAACTTGCAGATGAACTTGCCATCAGTATGCCTACCTTGGAAAGTACTATCCAAAAAATAAGGGGAGTATTGGAAAATCGTAAAGATCCTTTTGTCATTCAAAGAAAACAAGGCTTTATTTGGACTAAAGGTCACGAAGAATCCAGAAGGTTTCTGTTAAAGGAACTTATACTCGACAGAATGGATCCCAGTTACTTAATGATAAGCAATTACTATAACTATTTCGATAAACATATCCTTGAAACCATAATGGGATGTATTATGACTTCGCTGAAAGAGTTCGGTTCCATAATGACCGATGAAGATATCATTCATCTTGTCGTATATTTGGCAATAAAACACAACAGAATAAGCACCGGACATTCACTGATAATGCAAAAGAGCGAAACTTATTCTATCAATGATCCTAAAAGCAAACTTGCTTTTAAGATAGCAGATAATATGAAAGATAAGCTTGGTCTTCATTTAAACGACGCAGAAATATTAGACTTGATAATTCAGCTTTCTCTTATGAGAGTAGTGACCGAAAATAAAAAAGATAAAGAAATAAATAACGGTTCTGATAAAAATCATTTTATGGCCATAGTGGATTCTTTATTAAATGACATAAAAGATAATTTCGGGCTTGATTTATCAAATGACGAAGAACTTAGAGTAGGACTTTGTTCGCATATAAAATATATGATAAAGCAAAAAAGCGAGCTCCAATCGTCGAGCAATCCGATTTTGGGACTGCTTAAAACGGAGTACTCATTTGTCTTTGAAATGTCTCTTTATCTTTATGAATGCTTTTACGATATGTTCGATGTGAAACTCAACGAAGACGAACTCGGCTATATAACCGCTTATCTCGGAGCGGCAATAGAAAGAATGGAAAGCAATATGAGCCACAACAGTATCTGTATTGCACTTGTAAGCAATACAAATCACGGAACGAGCACCTTGCTTATGGCGAGGATCAAATCAAAGTTTTCCGATAAATTTAATTTGGTCGGGCCTTACTCGGCATATAGTCTGGATGAAATAATGAAGGATAATCCTTCGGGGATAATAACGACGGCTTCAAAATATATGTTTGATGACTGTCATCTTCCCGTAGTTAAAATATCACCTATGCTTGATTCCAACGATATAACGGCTATAAATTCCATGGTTGCAAGTATAAAAAATAAAACTTTATCAAATCCGCTTCCTTATGGACTTGATTCATACTTCGATAAAAAATTCTTTTTTAAAAATTTAAAAGCCGATGACTATGAAGAGGCAATAACTAAAATGACGGAAGCATTGGAAAGAGAAGGCTATGTTAAATCCGACTTTTTGGATAAGACATTGGAAAGAGAAAAAATATCTTTTACCACTTTCGGTAATTTGCTGGCAATGCCTCATCCCCTTGAGTCATGTTCAAATCAAACGATAATAAGTGTCGGTATTTTGGAGCATCCGATAAAATGGGGAAACGTATTCGTGCAGGTGATTTTCCTTATGTCGATAAGAAAAGAAGATTTAAAGTATATAAGACATCTGTTTAATATAACGGTGGAACTTGCCAATAATCCCGAAAGGGTAACAAGGCTGATACTTTCAAAAGATTATGAACACTTTATATCGATACTAAGGGAAATATAG